One Pontibacillus yanchengensis DNA window includes the following coding sequences:
- the hutG gene encoding formimidoylglutamase encodes MHFTYLNPTKSAVFKDRFVTKVGETIVPFEKGRNGEVGLIGLPSSKSSISLSMAANAPESIRKALNSFSTYSATMQHDFRDERIVDFGDVPIHPTSVSDTIDRLHLSIQEMLQIDACNRYIMLGGDHGISYPSIHAFQKKYGTIGVIQWDAHHDVRNLEDGGRTNGTPFRSLLEEGIIKGEHLVQVGIRNYSNAEAYDQYANEKGIHVYMMEDIEEKGILPIIEKEVERLSSEVDFIYLSVDMDSVDQAHAPGCPAIGPGGFTSRELLSSIKKAAEFPKTRAMDIVEIDPSQDVRDMTSRLAAHVMMKFMYKA; translated from the coding sequence ATGCACTTCACCTATCTCAATCCAACTAAATCTGCTGTATTTAAGGATAGATTTGTTACTAAAGTGGGCGAAACGATTGTCCCTTTTGAAAAAGGTAGGAATGGAGAGGTTGGTCTAATCGGCCTCCCTTCCTCCAAGTCCTCTATATCCCTTTCAATGGCAGCGAATGCACCTGAATCAATTCGAAAGGCACTGAACTCCTTTTCTACCTATTCCGCTACTATGCAACATGATTTTCGAGATGAACGAATTGTTGACTTTGGTGATGTCCCCATTCACCCTACTAGTGTTAGTGATACCATAGATCGACTTCACCTTAGCATTCAAGAAATGCTTCAAATAGATGCATGTAACCGTTATATTATGCTAGGAGGAGATCATGGAATAAGCTATCCTTCCATTCATGCATTTCAAAAGAAATACGGAACCATAGGAGTAATTCAATGGGATGCACACCATGATGTGCGTAACTTAGAGGATGGTGGTCGGACAAATGGAACACCATTTCGTAGTTTGTTGGAAGAAGGGATTATCAAAGGAGAGCACCTTGTTCAAGTTGGAATTCGTAATTATTCCAATGCAGAAGCTTACGATCAATACGCTAATGAAAAAGGTATTCACGTCTATATGATGGAGGATATAGAAGAAAAGGGAATTTTGCCAATCATTGAAAAAGAAGTAGAACGTCTTTCTAGCGAAGTCGATTTCATTTACCTCTCTGTTGATATGGATTCTGTCGATCAAGCACACGCACCAGGTTGCCCTGCCATAGGACCAGGTGGATTCACTAGCAGAGAACTACTATCCAGCATCAAAAAAGCCGCAGAATTCCCAAAAACAAGAGCTATGGATATCGTAGAGATTGATCCATCACAAGACGTAAGAGATATGACCAGTAGACTTGCTGCGCATGTAATGATGAAATTTATGTATAAAGCTTAA
- the hutI gene encoding imidazolonepropionase — MNHDKLITNIGQLILPKRSSQALKGETMKHLTVKEDAAIAISDGKVSWIGSSQEAQQIHAEGRIDARGLLVSPGLVDPHTHLVHGGSREKEMTLKQQGVPYLEILKQGGGILSTVEATRQASEDELYQKASFHVERMISHGTTTIEAKSGYGLNTDTELKQLRVTQLLKETYPINLVSTFLGPHAVPQSFKGNEDAFLDSMTLLLDTIKEQDLAEYTDIFCETGVFTLEQSRRFMEASLEKGFGVKIHADEIDPLGGTELAAELGAASADHLVAASDEGIKQLSESDTVAVLLPGTTFYLGKETYARARNLIDSGASVALATDFNPGSCVTENLQLIMSFAALKLKMTPEEIWNAVTVNAAHAIGKDDVAGSLEIGDPADIVVWEATNYHYIPYHYGVNHTRIVMKSGQILWERKEGNALHLSQSN, encoded by the coding sequence GTGAATCATGATAAACTCATCACAAATATCGGACAATTAATTCTACCAAAGCGTTCTTCACAGGCGTTAAAAGGTGAAACAATGAAACATCTAACTGTAAAAGAAGATGCAGCAATCGCCATTTCTGACGGTAAAGTATCTTGGATTGGCTCAAGTCAAGAAGCACAGCAGATACATGCCGAAGGCAGGATTGATGCAAGAGGTCTTCTTGTCTCACCTGGACTAGTCGATCCCCACACCCATCTCGTTCATGGTGGATCTAGAGAAAAAGAGATGACGTTAAAACAACAAGGTGTCCCTTATCTAGAGATTTTAAAACAAGGTGGAGGTATCCTATCTACCGTTGAAGCAACACGTCAAGCTTCTGAAGATGAACTTTACCAAAAGGCTAGTTTCCATGTCGAAAGAATGATATCTCATGGAACAACAACCATCGAGGCTAAGAGTGGCTATGGACTGAATACAGATACAGAATTAAAACAACTTCGTGTTACACAGCTTTTAAAAGAAACATATCCTATTAACCTTGTATCTACATTTTTAGGGCCTCATGCTGTACCTCAATCATTCAAAGGAAATGAAGATGCCTTTTTAGATAGCATGACACTTCTATTAGATACAATTAAAGAACAAGATCTTGCTGAATACACCGATATTTTTTGTGAAACTGGAGTCTTTACTCTTGAGCAATCAAGACGCTTTATGGAAGCTTCTCTTGAAAAAGGATTCGGGGTTAAAATTCATGCCGATGAGATAGATCCTCTAGGTGGCACGGAACTAGCAGCTGAATTAGGTGCAGCGAGTGCTGATCACCTTGTAGCAGCATCAGATGAAGGAATTAAACAATTAAGCGAATCAGACACAGTAGCAGTTCTGTTACCAGGTACAACCTTTTATCTTGGGAAGGAAACCTATGCACGAGCAAGGAATTTGATAGATTCTGGAGCCTCCGTCGCGCTGGCAACAGACTTTAATCCTGGTAGTTGCGTAACGGAAAATTTACAGCTTATTATGTCGTTCGCAGCCCTCAAATTAAAAATGACACCGGAAGAAATTTGGAATGCAGTTACAGTCAATGCTGCCCATGCAATTGGAAAAGACGATGTTGCAGGTTCATTGGAAATTGGGGACCCAGCTGATATTGTCGTATGGGAAGCAACAAATTATCATTATATTCCGTACCACTACGGAGTTAATCATACTCGCATCGTGATGAAATCCGGTCAAATCTTATGGGAAAGGAAAGAAGGAAATGCACTTCACCTATCTCAATCCAACTAA
- the hutU gene encoding urocanate hydratase, which translates to MTTEKREVHAKKGLEIECKGWEQEAVLRMLYNNLDPEVAEKPEELVVYGGIGKAARNWEAFDSIVSTLQRLENNETMLIQSGKPVAVFKTHEAAPRVLLSNSVLVPKWANWEHFHELDQQGLMMYGQMTAGSWIYIGTQGILQGTYETFASLAEKHFDKSLQGTITLTAGLGGMGGAQPLAVTMNGGVVIAVEVDPSRIEKRLQTKYLDKMTTSIDEALAWAVEAKQQGEALSIGLLGNAAEVHEDILSRNVNIDIVTDQTSAHDPLNGYIPVGYSLNESNQLRNQDPSTYVTLSSSSMARHVTAMLQFQKNGAIVFDYGNNIRQVAKDEGIEQAFDFPGFVPAYIRPLFCEGKGPFRWAALSGDPEDIYQTDRLIKELFPKNEPLIRWIDMAQKKVSFQGLPSRICWLGYGERVKMGLAINELVKNGELKAPIVIGRDHLDCGSVASPNRETESMKDGSDAVGDWAVLNALINTAAGGSWISFHHGGGVGMGYSLHAGMVAVADGTDLAKERLQRVLTTDPGMGIARHADAGYDKAKEIAKQKNIDIPMLD; encoded by the coding sequence ATGACTACTGAAAAAAGAGAAGTACATGCAAAAAAAGGACTAGAGATAGAATGTAAAGGTTGGGAACAGGAAGCTGTTCTTCGTATGCTTTACAACAACCTTGATCCTGAAGTAGCCGAAAAACCTGAGGAATTGGTTGTTTATGGAGGGATAGGTAAAGCAGCTCGAAATTGGGAAGCTTTTGACTCCATTGTTTCTACTTTACAACGACTAGAAAACAATGAAACGATGTTAATTCAATCTGGTAAACCGGTAGCTGTTTTCAAAACACATGAAGCAGCACCACGTGTACTGTTGTCCAATTCTGTCCTAGTCCCGAAATGGGCCAACTGGGAGCATTTCCATGAACTTGATCAACAAGGGCTTATGATGTATGGACAAATGACTGCTGGTAGCTGGATTTATATAGGTACACAAGGTATCCTGCAAGGAACCTATGAAACGTTTGCTTCATTGGCAGAAAAACATTTTGATAAAAGTCTACAAGGCACCATCACGCTTACTGCTGGACTTGGTGGTATGGGTGGTGCACAGCCACTTGCTGTAACGATGAATGGTGGCGTCGTGATTGCAGTTGAAGTCGATCCTTCCCGTATAGAAAAGCGACTCCAAACCAAATATCTTGATAAAATGACTACCTCGATTGACGAAGCCCTTGCATGGGCTGTTGAGGCAAAGCAACAAGGGGAAGCGCTATCGATTGGTCTTTTAGGAAATGCAGCCGAAGTTCATGAAGATATATTGAGCAGAAATGTGAATATTGACATCGTCACCGACCAAACTTCGGCACACGATCCATTAAATGGATATATTCCAGTAGGTTATTCGTTAAATGAATCCAATCAGTTACGCAACCAAGATCCCTCTACGTATGTTACCCTCTCTTCTTCATCAATGGCACGTCATGTAACAGCAATGCTACAGTTTCAAAAAAATGGAGCAATTGTATTTGATTATGGAAACAATATACGTCAAGTTGCCAAGGATGAAGGTATTGAGCAAGCTTTTGATTTTCCTGGATTTGTTCCTGCCTACATTCGTCCATTATTTTGTGAAGGGAAAGGTCCTTTTAGATGGGCTGCACTATCTGGAGACCCAGAGGATATTTATCAAACTGATCGTTTAATCAAAGAATTGTTCCCCAAAAATGAGCCCTTGATAAGATGGATAGACATGGCTCAAAAAAAAGTAAGCTTTCAAGGATTACCTTCTAGGATTTGTTGGCTCGGATATGGGGAAAGAGTAAAAATGGGCCTAGCGATTAACGAACTTGTAAAGAATGGGGAACTAAAAGCACCCATTGTAATCGGGAGAGACCATTTGGATTGTGGATCGGTTGCATCTCCGAATCGAGAAACGGAATCCATGAAAGATGGCAGTGATGCTGTTGGAGACTGGGCTGTATTAAATGCTCTTATCAATACAGCTGCAGGAGGTTCATGGATTTCTTTCCACCACGGTGGTGGTGTTGGGATGGGTTATTCCCTTCATGCAGGCATGGTTGCTGTTGCAGATGGTACTGACCTTGCCAAAGAACGTCTGCAACGCGTCCTCACAACAGATCCAGGGATGGGAATTGCCCGTCATGCTGACGCTGGTTATGATAAAGCCAAGGAAATAGCTAAACAGAAAAACATTGATATTCCCATGCTCGACTAA